In a single window of the Limnochorda sp. L945t genome:
- a CDS encoding HU family DNA-binding protein, with the protein MTKAELIDKIADKTGLTKKDSGRALDAVFESITEALAGGQRVQLVGFGSFEVRKRAARKGRNPQTGREIQIGARQVPAFKAGKALKDAVAR; encoded by the coding sequence TTGACCAAGGCGGAGCTCATTGACAAGATCGCCGACAAGACGGGTCTTACCAAGAAGGATTCCGGGCGAGCGCTGGACGCGGTTTTCGAGAGCATCACCGAGGCGTTGGCGGGCGGACAGAGGGTGCAGCTCGTAGGGTTTGGCAGCTTCGAGGTGCGCAAGCGCGCTGCTCGCAAAGGCCGCAACCCGCAGACCGGGCGCGAGATCCAGATCGGAGCCCGGCAGGTGCCTGCGTTCAAGGCCGGCAAGGCCCTCAAGGACGCCGTCGCTCGCTGA